One Gambusia affinis linkage group LG15, SWU_Gaff_1.0, whole genome shotgun sequence genomic window carries:
- the LOC122845157 gene encoding N-acetyllactosaminide beta-1,3-N-acetylglucosaminyltransferase 3-like, with product MLRFCKKQLQSEVFTVTSVMVSALLLVIFFYFSDDFSTSDHRLEVDIRNYECHMLSVRQSLKTSPAPRCERNKSVERIQNFSSLTTNIKDLLYYRHCRHFPMLLDVPDKCGGTNASSDVFLLLVIKSSAVNYDRREVLRKTWAEERLSNGMLIRRIFISGTMGTGYEKKRLNQLLKLEQSKHNDILQWDFNDTFYNLTLKQILFLEWMERNCPRVHFLFNGDDDVFANTDNMVLYLQNFELKGGRKHLFAGHLIYGVGPIRSRHSKYYVPKQLYESKLYPAYCGGGGFLLSGYTALVIYTNSHSIPLLPIDDVYMGMCLAQAGFKPEHHLGVRTAGLHVPGSNIDKLDPCFFKEMLLVHRMLSGDMYTLWHRIHDPNLRCNSLDSRL from the exons ATGCTCAG GTTTTgtaaaaaacaacttcagagTGAAGTCTTTACAGTAACCTCTGTGATGGTGTCAGCTCTTCTactggtcatttttttttacttttctgacGATTTCTCCACCTCAGACCACAGACTTGAAGTTGATATCAGAAACTATGAATGTCACATGCTTTCAGTCAGACAATCCTTAAAAACTAGCCCCGCACCAAGAtgtgaaagaaataaatctgttgaaCGGATCCAGAACTTCAGCTCACTTACTACTAATATTAAAGACCTCCTCTACTACCGTCACTGCCGACATTTTCCCATGCTACTTGACGTCCCCGACAAGTGTGGCGGAACCAATGCATCATCTGACGTCTTCCTTCTACTGGTCATCAAAAGTTCTGCCGTGAACTATGACCGCCGAGAAGTGCTGCGCAAGACTTGGGCCGAGGAGAGACTGTCTAACGGCATGTTGATCCGAAGGATCTTCATCTCAGGAACGATGGGGACGGGTTATGAGAAGAAGAGACTAAACCAACTCCTCAAGCTGGAGCAAAGCAAGCACAACGACATACTTCAGTGGGATTTCAATGACACGTTTTACAACCTCACGTTGAAACAAATACTCTTTTTGGAGTGGATGGAGAGAAACTGCCCACgtgtccacttcctgttcaaCGGTGATGATGACGTCTTTGCCAACACAGACAACATGGTTCTGTATCTCCAAAACTTTGAACTCAAAGGTGGAAGGAAGCATCTGTTTGCAGGTCATCTGATCTACGGCGTGGGACCCATCCGTTCTCGACATAGTAAATACTATGTTCCAAAGCAGCTGTATGAGTCCAAGTTATACCCTGCTTACTGTGGTGGTGGGGGCTTCCTTTTGTCTGGCTACACAGCTTTGGTCATTTACACCAACTCACACTCCATCCCCCTTCTTCCGATTGACGACGTTTACATGGGGATGTGTCTGGCTCAGGCAGGGTTTAAACCGGAGCATCATCTCGGAGTGAGAACAGCTGGACTGCATGTTCCTGGCAGTAACATTGATAAGCTTGACCcttgtttctttaaagaaatgcttCTTGTGCACAGAATGCTGTCAGGAGACATGTATACTCTGTGGCACAGAATTCATGATCCAAACCTTCGGTGTAACTCTCTCGACTCCAGATTGtaa